TGGTACGCCTGGTCGTATTTGATTCCGCCGGCGACCGCCGCGCGCTACCTGACCGAACGCCACCTGAAGATCATGAACTCCTACATCAGCGCGCCGCAGGTACACGCGACCGCCGTCAAGAATCCCAGACTGCTCGGCGGCCCCTTTATCGATTACGGCGGTGGCAGGGTCGAGGAGATCGAGAGGCTGCGAGAGCAGACCAAACGCCGCTACCCGCACCTGATGGAACTGTCTGCCGCCATCGCGGCGCTCGAAGAGATGCTGCGGACCCTTGCGACAGGCTATTCGCTTCACCCGCTCTATGACAAAGTGCCGGACATTCTCAAGGGCTATGTCGAATTGGGCTACGACCTCAACAATCATCCCGGCTATCGGCTGATCGAACCGCTGCTTTACAAGAGCAAGTATTATGACCGGTCCGCCCAGAGCCTGATGTTATCGACGATCAGCGGCGACGACCGCCCGTTCGTCTTCAGCACCCCGCGACTGGAATCGGATTCGCTGTTTCACCTGCGCGTTCCATTCGACGACGAGGTCGTTGATCGTCTATTTGAATTGAAATCGTCGCCGCGGCCCTGGGGCGAGATTGCCGAGATGTTGAAGGTGCCGCAAGCCGCCGCGCCGCTTGTGCGCTCCTTCTTCACGCCCAGCCCGCCGCCGCCCTTTTCGCCTTATCGCGGCAAAGGCGTGCGCTGGCGCTATTTCGGCCACGCCTGCATCCTGTTAGAGACGCCGGAGGTCAACATGCTGTTCGACCCGGTGCTGAGCTACACCTACGAGTCGAACGTCTCGCGTTACACCTACATGGATTTGCCCGACCGCATCGATTACGTCATCATCACGCACAACCACCAGGACCATGTGATGTTGGAGACGCTGCTGCAAATCAGGCACAAGGTCAAGAACATCATCGTGCCGACGAGCTCCGGCGGCTCGTTGCAGGACCCCTCGTTGAGACTCACGTTGAATAACATCGGCTTCAAGAACGTCATCGAGCTGGATGACCTGGAAAGCATCAGTTGGGAAGATGGGGCGATCACGGCCATCCCCTTCCTCGGCGAGCACTCGGACCTTAACATCCGCTCGAAGACCGCGTACGTCGTCCGGCTCGGCAGCCGCTCGATTCTATTCGCCGCCGATTCCTGCAACATCGAGCCGCGCATGTACGACCACCTGCAACACGAGTTCGGCGACCTCGACGCGCTGTTCTTGGGGATGGAGTGCGACGGGGCACCGCTGACCTGGCTCTATGGCCCGCTCCTGACCAGGAGCCTGGACCGCTCGATGGACGAATCGCGCCGGCTCAACGGGTCGAACTTCGAGCAGGCGATGGACCTGGTTCGACGCTTCAACTGCCCGAACGTTTACGTCTACGCGATGGGGCAGGAGCCTTGGCTCGGTTACGTCCTGAGCCTGAAGTACACGGAGAAATCGCGCCCCATCGTCGATTCAAATCGGCTTCTGAGCGAGTGCTGCGCGCTGGGGATTGCAGCCGAGCGGCTCTTCGGGGAGAAGGAGATTCTCATCGAAGAGACCTACTCGCCGCTCTACGAAAGGCCGGCCAGCCGCGCCCGCGGGGATGGTCAGGCCACCGCCGGGCTTGAATGACCGGCCTTCACGATTACACAACGGCTCAAGGTTGGCCGGGAGGTGTTTGATGAGATTAGAGACTATCGGCGTGATCGGCGCTGGCGTCATGGGCGTAGGGGTGGCGCAGAATCTGGCGCAGTCCGGGTTTGAGGTCATCTTAATTGACATCAGCCGTCAAGTTCTGGATGAAGCCAAGGCCCAAATCAGGCAGAACCTGCGGCTACAAATGCTGCTCGGCAAAGAGGCCGCCCAAGCCTCAAGCGGCGAGGTCATCAAGCGCATAGACTTCTCCGAAGAGCTGTCCCGGCTCGAAAGCGCCGACTACGTTATTGAGAATGTGACCGAAAAATGGGAGATCAAGCGCGAGCTCTACAAGCGCATCGAGGCGGTCTGCCCGCCGCCGTGTGTATTCGCCGCCAACACGTCGGCGATACCGATCACGCGCATTGCTTCGGCCACCGGGCGGGCCGACCGGGTCATCGGCATTCACTTCATGAACCCCGTGCCGATGAAGAAGACGGTCGAAGTCATTCGCGGCTTCCACACCAGTGACGCGACCATAGCGACGACCGCCCACCTGCTCGCCGCCATGGGCAAAGAATGGGTGATGGTCAACGACGCGCCGGGGTTTGTCTCCAACCGCGTGCTGATGCTGACCATCAACGAAGCCATCTATCTGGTCCAGGATGGCGTGGCCACGCCCGAAGCTGTGGACCAGATCTTTCGCGACTGTTTCGGTCATAAGATGGGGCCGCTTGAGACCGCCGACCTGATCGGCCTGGACACCATCCTGTTGTCGGTCGAGGTCCTATACGAGAGCTTCAGTGACAGCAAGTACAGGCCCTGCCCGCGCCTGCGGCAGATGGTTGACGCCGGCTTGCTGGGTCGCAAGAGCGGCAAGGGATTTTACACCTACGGGCCCGGACAAGGGCTGGGCTGACGTTCAAGGAGGACGGCACGGCATGGACAATAAGGCCAGGATCAAAGAGTTTCTCGCCAGATTTTTCCGCGTCGCCGAGTTGCGGGATCAAGACGACATCTTCGCCTTGGGCTTTGTCAACTCACTTTTCGCCATGCAACTGGTTATGTTCATCGAAAGCGAGTTCGGCGTCGGGGTCGAAGACGAAGACCTTGAGATCGCCAACTTCAATACGGTCGATCATATCAACGCCTTTGTCGCGCGCAAGCGCATGGCCGCCGGCGCTTGAGGGGCGGCTTCGGAACCGGCGGCGAGGTGGCCCGATGGATTTACAACTCAGCGATCAGCAGGAGCAACGGCGGGAAGACGTCCGGCAGTTCTGCCTTCAGGAGATCGTCCCGCATGCGGATCAGTTCGACCGCCAACAGAGGCTGCCGCCTGAACTCATCGACAAGCTGGCAGGCCGGGGCTACCTTGGCTCTTTCCTCGCCGAGTCGTGGGGCGGCAGCGGATTGGACCTGCTCACCTATGGCCTGTTGACGGAGGAGATCGGCAAGGCGTGCTCCTCGGTCCGAAGCCTGCTGACGGTCCACGACATGGTGGCGACGGCCATCCTGCGTTGGGGCAACCAGGAGCAGCGCGCGGCCTGGCTTCCCCTGCTCGCCAGCGGGCAGAAGGTCGCCGCCTTTGCGGCCTCCGAGCCTGATGCCGGCAGCGACCTGCGCAGCGTCCAGACCACTGCGGTCAGCACGGCGAACGGGTATGTGCTGAATGGCCTGAAGAAATGGATCACCTTCGGCCAGGTGGCCGACCTCTTCCTGGTGCTCGCCCGGCTCGACGACAAGCCCTCGGCCTTCTTAGTCGAGCGCCACCGTTCCGGCCTTTCGACGCGGCCCATCGGCGACCTGCTCGGGGTAAGGGCCTCTATGCTGGCCGAGGTGGAATTGACGGACTGCCGCGTGCCGGCGAGCCACCTGCTTGGCCGCGCGGGCTTCGGGCTGGCTTCGGTGATCTCTACGGCTCTGGGCATGGGAAGGTACAGCGTGGCCTGGGGCTGCGTCGGCATCGCCCAAGCTTGCCTGGACGCTTGCGTGCGGTACACGAGCCAGAGAAGGCAGTTCGGCGCGCCATTGAAAGAGCATCAGCTCATCCGGCAGATGATCAGCGACATGGTGGTCAACGTCAAGGCCGCGCGCATGTTGTGCTGCCGCGCCGCCTGCCTGAAAATCAGCGGCGACCCGCGCGAGGTGATGGAGACGCTGATCGCCAAGTATTTCGCCTCGCAGGCGGCCATGAAGTCGGCGAGCGACGCGGTGCAGATTCACGGCGCGAATGGCTGCGGCGGCCAGTATCCCGTGCAGCGTTACATGCGCGACGCCAAGATCATGGAGATCATCGAAGGCAGTAACCAACTCCAACAACTCCTCATTGCGGATTACGGATACCAGGAAGGCACCCGCTGACCGGGCCGCGCGCCGGCCTCAGGCGAGGGCCATTCCTCCCGCTCTGGCTTAACGGCACAATCCGATGAACGTGAAAAACGACGCGAAGAAGCCGCTTATCAAGTGCGTGGTTTGGGACCTGGACCACACGCTGTGGGATGGCGTGTTGCTCGAAGGCGACAGCCTGGCCTTGCGACCGGGCGTGCTGGAGGCCATTACCGGCCTCGACCGCCGGGGCATACTGCAATCCATCGCCAGCAAGAATGACCACGACCTGGCTATGGCGCGGTTGGAATCTTTCGGCATCGCCGAATACTTCCTCTACCCGCAGATCAACTGGAAGGCCAAGTCCGCGTCCATTCAGGCCATCGCCGAAGCGATCAATATCGCGACGGATTCGCTGGCCTTCATCGACGATCAGGCGTTCGAGCGGGACGAGGTGCGCTATGCCCACCCGCAGGTGCGCTGCATCGACGCGAGCGCGGTTGGCCGGCTGCTAGAGATGCCGGGGATGAAGCCGCGATTCGTCACCGCCGATTCGCAGGCCAGAAGGAAGATGTATCTGAGCGACGCGGCCCGCAAGGCCGCCGAGGCCGACTTCAGCGGCGCACACGAGGAGTTCCTCGCCGGCCTCGACATGCGTCTGTCGATTGCCCCAGCCGGGCCGGAAGACCTGCGGCGGGCCGAGGAGCTGACCGTCCGCACACACCAGTTGAACACCACGGGCTACACCTACTCCTACGAGGAGTTGCATGGCTTCGTCCAATCCGACGGCCATGACCTGCTGATTTGTGAATTGCAGGACAAGTACGGGACGTATGGCAAGATCGGCCTGGCCTTGATCGAGCGCCGACCGGATCAACACTTGCTAAAGCTGCTGCTGATGTCCTGCCGTGTGATGTCGCGTGGCATCGGCACGATCATCCTAAACTACCTCATGGCGAGAGCCCGGGCCGCCGGCGTCAGGCTGTTGGCGGAGTACGTTGCCAACGACAGAAACCGTATGATGTACATCACCTTCAAGTTTGCCGGCTTCCGCGAGCTTCGGCGCAACGGCGACGCGGTCATACTCGAAAGTGACCTGAGCCGTTTGCAGCCGTTCCCCGCCTATGTCCAGGTCAACGTCTCGCAGGGGGCGTACGGGTCGCCTCACGACTGTCTGCCATCAATCTAGTGCCAAGGCGACCGCCGCAGGCCGTGCGGCTCAGGGCGGTCGGCCGTGCATTGAAGGGCTGAGCTCACGCCGGCAGGTAATCAATCTTGCGCGAAAGTATCTTAAACGCAATTGGCCGCACGCCGCTTGTTCGGCTCAGGCGCTTTTTCGGTGACGATGGCTTGCAATTATTCGCCAAGCTGGAGACGCTCAACCCCGGCGGCAGCATGAAGGACAGGCCGGCGCTGGCCATCCTCCAGCAGGCGCTCGCCAGCGGGGCCATCGGCGCTGATTCGGTCGTCATCGAATCAAGCTCCGGCAACATGGGCATAGGCTTGGCGCAGGCCTGCTCATACTTCGGCCTGCGCTTCATCTGCGTGGTCGATCCCAAGACGACCTTGCAGAACCGCAACCTGCTGAAGGCTTATGGCGCTGAAGTCGATATGGTCGAATGCGCGGACGGGGAAGGCCGCGGTTATCTGCAAGCGCGCCTTGATCGCGTCCGCGCCCTGTCGCAGTCGATTGAGAATAGTTTTTGGCCGAACCAGTACGCCAATGAGGCCAACGCCCTGGCGCATCGGCAGACGATGGCCGAGATCGTCAGCGACCTGGGCGATAGCCCCGATTACCTGTTCTGCGCCGTCAGCACATGCGGCACCTTGAGGGGCTGCGCCGAGTATGTCGCCGCGCAACAACTGAAGACCCGAATCTATGCCGTCGATGCCATCGGCAGCGTCATCTTCGGCGGCGACAAAGCCAAACGGCTGATCCCCGGTCACGGGGCCGCCATCCGGCCCGGCCTCTTTCGCGAGGGGCTTGCCGAGCGCCACGTTCAGGTTTCGGATAAGGACTGTGTGATCGGCTGCCGCCGCCTGGCCCGCCGCGAGGCCATTTTGGCCGGCGGCTCGTCGGGCGCGGTGCTGATGGCCATCGCCCGCGTCAGGGAAGAGCTGCCGGCGCACTCGACCTGTGTGGCCATACTGGCCGACCGCGGCGAGCGTTACCTGGACACGATCTACTGTGATCGGTGGGTGCGGGATCATTTCGGAGAGATCGACTACCTATGGCAATAGCCGGCGGGGGATTGCGACGACGGCAATCAGGCCGCGCCTCCATGATCCATCAATGTGTCA
This genomic window from Blastocatellia bacterium contains:
- a CDS encoding acyl-CoA dehydrogenase family protein, with amino-acid sequence MDLQLSDQQEQRREDVRQFCLQEIVPHADQFDRQQRLPPELIDKLAGRGYLGSFLAESWGGSGLDLLTYGLLTEEIGKACSSVRSLLTVHDMVATAILRWGNQEQRAAWLPLLASGQKVAAFAASEPDAGSDLRSVQTTAVSTANGYVLNGLKKWITFGQVADLFLVLARLDDKPSAFLVERHRSGLSTRPIGDLLGVRASMLAEVELTDCRVPASHLLGRAGFGLASVISTALGMGRYSVAWGCVGIAQACLDACVRYTSQRRQFGAPLKEHQLIRQMISDMVVNVKAARMLCCRAACLKISGDPREVMETLIAKYFASQAAMKSASDAVQIHGANGCGGQYPVQRYMRDAKIMEIIEGSNQLQQLLIADYGYQEGTR
- the sbnA gene encoding 2,3-diaminopropionate biosynthesis protein SbnA, encoding MRESILNAIGRTPLVRLRRFFGDDGLQLFAKLETLNPGGSMKDRPALAILQQALASGAIGADSVVIESSSGNMGIGLAQACSYFGLRFICVVDPKTTLQNRNLLKAYGAEVDMVECADGEGRGYLQARLDRVRALSQSIENSFWPNQYANEANALAHRQTMAEIVSDLGDSPDYLFCAVSTCGTLRGCAEYVAAQQLKTRIYAVDAIGSVIFGGDKAKRLIPGHGAAIRPGLFREGLAERHVQVSDKDCVIGCRRLARREAILAGGSSGAVLMAIARVREELPAHSTCVAILADRGERYLDTIYCDRWVRDHFGEIDYLWQ
- a CDS encoding 3-hydroxyacyl-CoA dehydrogenase NAD-binding domain-containing protein, giving the protein MRLETIGVIGAGVMGVGVAQNLAQSGFEVILIDISRQVLDEAKAQIRQNLRLQMLLGKEAAQASSGEVIKRIDFSEELSRLESADYVIENVTEKWEIKRELYKRIEAVCPPPCVFAANTSAIPITRIASATGRADRVIGIHFMNPVPMKKTVEVIRGFHTSDATIATTAHLLAAMGKEWVMVNDAPGFVSNRVLMLTINEAIYLVQDGVATPEAVDQIFRDCFGHKMGPLETADLIGLDTILLSVEVLYESFSDSKYRPCPRLRQMVDAGLLGRKSGKGFYTYGPGQGLG
- a CDS encoding acyl carrier protein, whose protein sequence is MDNKARIKEFLARFFRVAELRDQDDIFALGFVNSLFAMQLVMFIESEFGVGVEDEDLEIANFNTVDHINAFVARKRMAAGA
- a CDS encoding HAD-IIIC family phosphatase, whose product is MNVKNDAKKPLIKCVVWDLDHTLWDGVLLEGDSLALRPGVLEAITGLDRRGILQSIASKNDHDLAMARLESFGIAEYFLYPQINWKAKSASIQAIAEAINIATDSLAFIDDQAFERDEVRYAHPQVRCIDASAVGRLLEMPGMKPRFVTADSQARRKMYLSDAARKAAEADFSGAHEEFLAGLDMRLSIAPAGPEDLRRAEELTVRTHQLNTTGYTYSYEELHGFVQSDGHDLLICELQDKYGTYGKIGLALIERRPDQHLLKLLLMSCRVMSRGIGTIILNYLMARARAAGVRLLAEYVANDRNRMMYITFKFAGFRELRRNGDAVILESDLSRLQPFPAYVQVNVSQGAYGSPHDCLPSI
- a CDS encoding MBL fold metallo-hydrolase, which encodes MENELLYLRPNIQVEPLFDHWYAWSYLIPPATAARYLTERHLKIMNSYISAPQVHATAVKNPRLLGGPFIDYGGGRVEEIERLREQTKRRYPHLMELSAAIAALEEMLRTLATGYSLHPLYDKVPDILKGYVELGYDLNNHPGYRLIEPLLYKSKYYDRSAQSLMLSTISGDDRPFVFSTPRLESDSLFHLRVPFDDEVVDRLFELKSSPRPWGEIAEMLKVPQAAAPLVRSFFTPSPPPPFSPYRGKGVRWRYFGHACILLETPEVNMLFDPVLSYTYESNVSRYTYMDLPDRIDYVIITHNHQDHVMLETLLQIRHKVKNIIVPTSSGGSLQDPSLRLTLNNIGFKNVIELDDLESISWEDGAITAIPFLGEHSDLNIRSKTAYVVRLGSRSILFAADSCNIEPRMYDHLQHEFGDLDALFLGMECDGAPLTWLYGPLLTRSLDRSMDESRRLNGSNFEQAMDLVRRFNCPNVYVYAMGQEPWLGYVLSLKYTEKSRPIVDSNRLLSECCALGIAAERLFGEKEILIEETYSPLYERPASRARGDGQATAGLE